A window of Xiphophorus hellerii strain 12219 chromosome 19, Xiphophorus_hellerii-4.1, whole genome shotgun sequence contains these coding sequences:
- the maco1b gene encoding macoilin-2 produces the protein MKRRNADCSKLRRPLKRNRIAEGIYGSTFLYLKFLVVWALVLLADFVLEFRFEYLWPFWLFMRSVYDSFRYQGLAFSVFFVCVAFTSDIICLLFIPVQWLFFAASTYVWVQYVWHTERGVCLPTVSLWILFVYIEAAIRFKDLKNFHVDLCRPFAAHCIGYPVVTLGFGFKSYVSYKMRLRKQKEVQKENEFYMQLLQQALPLEQQMLQRQEREAEETTKGISEVDTPQVSQNGTPANKKTSVPLPELEYKEKGKEGRSSGDTKKQHNSILPSSVDSKLQEVEYMEKHINNKRLTTELGSTENLLLKEDNNSSCSSSSSNSSKNYKNTNTNPVMLNSLPCGHSATNGSVPTSAQPSSAGKNEKKHKLTVGKGTSGGSHRDPTDNCIPNNELKKPEALVRLEQDIKKLKADLQASRQVEQDLRSQIGSLGSAERSIRTELGQLRQENELLQNKLHNAVQAKQKDKQTVGQLEKRLKAEQEARATAEKQLTEEKKRKKLEEATAARAVALAAASRGECTDTLRRRISELEAEGKKLTMDIKLKEEQIRDLELKVQELHKYKENEKDTEVLMSALSAMQDKTQHLENSLSAETRIKLDLFSALGDAKRQLEIAQGQILQKDQEIKDLKQKIAEVMAVMPSISYTADTSSMTPVTPHYSSKFMDTSPSSLDPNASVYQPLKK, from the exons ATGAAGCGGCGCAATGCGGACTGCAGCAAACTAAGACGGCCGTTAAAACGGAACCGAATCGCCGAGGGGATATACGGCAG tacctTCCTGTACCTGAAGTTCCTGGTTGTGTGGGCTCTGGTGCTGCTGGCAGACTTTGTGCTTGAGTTCAGGTTTGAGTACCTCTGGCCATTTTGGCTCTTCATGCGGAGTGTGTACGACTCCTTCAGATACCAGGGACTG GCGTTTTCAGTATTCTTTGTTTGTGTGGCGTTTACCTCGGACATCATTTGCCTCCTCTTCATCCCGGTGCAATGGCTATTCTTTGCTGCCAGTACCTATGTGTGGGTGCAGTATGTTTGGCATACAG AGAGGGGTGTGTGTCTCCCGACTGTGTCTCTATGGATACTATTTGTGTACATAGAGGCAGCCATCAGATTCAAAGACCTGAAAAATTTCCATGTGGACTTATGTCGTCCTTTTGCTGCACACTG CATTGGCTATCCCGTAGTCACGCTGGGCTTCGGCTTCAAGAGCTACGTCAGTTATAAAATGCGTCTCCGGAAGCAGAAGGAGGTGCAGAAGGAGAATGAGTTTTATATGCAACTTCTACAGCAGGCTCTTCCTCTGGAGCAACAGATGCTTCAAAGGCAAGAGAGGGAAGCAGAAGAAA CAACTAAAGGAATATCTGAAGTGGACACACCTCAAGTGTCACAGAATGGCACCCCGGCCAATAAAAAGACATCTGTGCCATTACCGGAACTGGAGTataaagaaaaagggaaagaaggaaggagCAGCGGGGATACGAAAAAGCAACACAACAGCATCCTGCCGTCATCGGTGGACTCTAAATTGCAGGAGGTGGAGTACATGGAGAAACATATAAACAACAAGAGACTGACCACAGAGCTGGGCAGCACAGAGAACCTGTTGCTTAAAGAGGACAACAATTCCTCCTGTTCATCTTCATCGTCAAACTCctccaaaaattacaaaaatactaACACCAACCCCGTAATGCTCAATTCCCTGCCGTGTGGCCACAGCGCCACCAACGGCAGCGTACCCACCTCGGCACAGCCGTCTTCTGCAGGGAAGAACGAGAAGAAGCACAAGTTAACGGTGGGGAAAGGGACGTCGGGTGGTTCCCACAGGGACCCCACCGACAACTGCATCCCCAACAACGAGCTGAAGAAGCCAGAAGCACTTGTTAG ACTGGAGCAAGACATTAAAAAGCTGAAGGCGGACCTGCAGGCCAGCCGGCAGGTTGAGCAGGACCTCCGCAGCCAGATTGGCTCGCTGGGCAGCGCTGAGCGCTCCATACGCACCGAGCTGGGCCAGTTGCGCCAGGAAAACGAGCTGCTGCAGAACAA GCTTCACAATGCTGTGCAGGCGAAACAAAAGGACAAACAGACAGTCGGCCAATTAGAGAAGAGGCTCAAAGCAGAACAGGAGGCCCGAGCTACGGCAGAGAAGCAGctcacagaagaaaagaagagaaagaaattaGAGGAGGCCACAGCGGCCAGAGCAGTGGCGCTAGCAGCAGCATCTAG aGGGGAGTGCACAGACACGCTGCGGCGGCGAATCTCTGAATTAGAAGCAGAGGGTAAAAAATTAACAATGGACATCAAGCTGAAAGAGGAGCAGATACGGGATCTTGAATTAAAAGTTCAG GAACTTCATAAATATAAGGAAAACGAAAAAGACACAGAGGTGCTGATGTCAGCACTGTCAGCCATGCAGGACAAAACTCAGCACCTTGAAAACAGCCTGAGCGCAGAGACCAGGATCAAACTGGACCTCTTCTCTGCACTTGGAGATGCCAAGAGACAGCTGGAAATTGCACAAG gtcagATCCTTCAGAAGGATCAAGAGATCAAAGACCTGAAGCAGAAGATAGCAGAAGTCATGGCCGTCATGCCCAGCATCTCTTACACGGCCGACACCAGCAGCATGACTCCCGTGACCCCCCACTACTCCTCAAAGTTCATGGACACCAGTCCCTCCAGCCTGGACCCCAACGCTTCTGTTTACCAGCCCCTCAAAAAGTGA
- the rhd gene encoding rh blood group, D antigen isoform X2, whose product MAPQYAPSLRSRLAPLLLILQTGFIIIAALCFENKETNKLDRKSFFHFYPEFQDVNVMMILGFGFLCTFPVRYGFSGSGFNLLVAIIATQWALILNGIDSWYNTNIIRIDLKSIVKAELCAVSALISIGSVLGKTNPVQLTLVALLEVTGFALNEWLLQTLLKVRPPNSIMLLHVFGALFGLMLTWILYRDGSKQGFEKEKFDKKSGLFSMLGAVFLWMFWPSFNSVLVGDDQTRLEAVCSTYLSLAVSAVTAAALAVLSSPRGKFNPIQMQSCILAGGAAVGVSVSVVQQPWEAMALGFTAAILSTLGYRYLKTHLLIAFECHDTCSVLSTHGLPGLLGWLAQLVLQIKYCDDHTVAVRFAVFHICTLFTTVSLSLSMGIITAFLLKWTFWRPQQNKKCFDDQAFWEFPNLVVRK is encoded by the exons ATGGCTCCTCAATACGCTCCTAGTCTGCGTTCCCGTTTGGCTCCTTTGCTGCTTATTCTGCAAACTGGATTCATCATCATAGCTGCACTTTgctttgaaaacaaagaaaccaaCAAACTTGACAGGAAATCCTTCTTCCACTTTTACCCAg AGTTCCAGGATGTGAATGTGATGATGATTCTTGGTTTTGGCTTCCTGTGCACCTTCCCAGTGCGGTATGGGTTCAGTGGCTCTGGGTTCAACCTCCTTGTTGCCATCATTGCCACCCAATGGGCTCTCATACTGAACGGCATCGACTCCTGGTACAACACCAACATAATCAGAATTGATTTGAAAAG CATTGTAAAGGCAGAGCTGTGTGCTGTTTCTGCACTCATTTCAATCGGATCCGTACTGGGAAAGACAAACCCAGTCCAGCTCACCCTGGTTGCCCTGCTGGAAGTGACAGGATTTGCCCTGAATGAATGGCTCCTCCAGACGCTCCTGAAA GTCCGGCCTCCGAACAGCATCATGCTGCTTCATGTCTTCGGGGCCCTCTTTGGACTCATGCTGACGTGGATCCTGTACAGAGACGGCTCAAAGCAGGGATTTGAGAAGGAAAAATTTGACAAGAAATCAGGATTGTTCTCAATGTTGG GCGCTGTGTTTCTCTGGATGTTTTGGCCCAGTTTTAACTCGGTACTGGTGGGGGATGATCAAACCCGTCTGGAAGCGGTGTGCAGCACCTACCTGTCCCTTGCTGTTAGTGCTGTGACAGCAGCCGCTCTGGCTGTGCTCTCCAGTCCCAGAGGAAAATTCAACCCA ATCCAAATGCAATCATGCATCCTTGCTGGCGGCGCTGCTGTTGGGGTTTCTGTGTCGGTAGTTCAACAGCCGTGGGAAGCCATGGCACTCGGATTCACTGCTGCCATATTGTCAACCCTGGGATACAGATATCTTAAG accCACTTGCTGATTGCATTTGAGTGCCATGACACCTGCTCTGTTCTGAGCACACATGGACTTCCTGGTCTATTGGGGTGGCTTGCACAACTGGTCCTGCAGATTAAATACTGTGATGACCACACTGT gGCTGTCCGATTTGCTGTGTTTCACATCTGCACTCTCTTTACTACTGTCTCTTTAAGTTTGTCCATGGGAATCATAACAG CCTTTCTTCTCAAGTGGACGTTTTGGAGaccccaacaaaacaaaaaatgcttcgATGATCAGGCTTTCTGGGAG tttccCAACCTCGTGGTACGGAAGTga
- the rhd gene encoding rh blood group, D antigen isoform X1: protein MAPQYAPSLRSRLAPLLLILQTGFIIIAALCFENKETNKLDRKSFFHFYPEFQDVNVMMILGFGFLCTFPVRYGFSGSGFNLLVAIIATQWALILNGIDSWYNTNIIRIDLKSIVKAELCAVSALISIGSVLGKTNPVQLTLVALLEVTGFALNEWLLQTLLKVRPPNSIMLLHVFGALFGLMLTWILYRDGSKQGFEKEKFDKKSGLFSMLGAVFLWMFWPSFNSVLVGDDQTRLEAVCSTYLSLAVSAVTAAALAVLSSPRGKFNPIQMQSCILAGGAAVGVSVSVVQQPWEAMALGFTAAILSTLGYRYLKTHLLIAFECHDTCSVLSTHGLPGLLGWLAQLVLQIKYCDDHTVAVRFAVFHICTLFTTVSLSLSMGIITAFLLKWTFWRPQQNKKCFDDQAFWEVFTHKSQRKKKNRNNKTITENHLNFYSVNSMFCVLQFPNLVVRK, encoded by the exons ATGGCTCCTCAATACGCTCCTAGTCTGCGTTCCCGTTTGGCTCCTTTGCTGCTTATTCTGCAAACTGGATTCATCATCATAGCTGCACTTTgctttgaaaacaaagaaaccaaCAAACTTGACAGGAAATCCTTCTTCCACTTTTACCCAg AGTTCCAGGATGTGAATGTGATGATGATTCTTGGTTTTGGCTTCCTGTGCACCTTCCCAGTGCGGTATGGGTTCAGTGGCTCTGGGTTCAACCTCCTTGTTGCCATCATTGCCACCCAATGGGCTCTCATACTGAACGGCATCGACTCCTGGTACAACACCAACATAATCAGAATTGATTTGAAAAG CATTGTAAAGGCAGAGCTGTGTGCTGTTTCTGCACTCATTTCAATCGGATCCGTACTGGGAAAGACAAACCCAGTCCAGCTCACCCTGGTTGCCCTGCTGGAAGTGACAGGATTTGCCCTGAATGAATGGCTCCTCCAGACGCTCCTGAAA GTCCGGCCTCCGAACAGCATCATGCTGCTTCATGTCTTCGGGGCCCTCTTTGGACTCATGCTGACGTGGATCCTGTACAGAGACGGCTCAAAGCAGGGATTTGAGAAGGAAAAATTTGACAAGAAATCAGGATTGTTCTCAATGTTGG GCGCTGTGTTTCTCTGGATGTTTTGGCCCAGTTTTAACTCGGTACTGGTGGGGGATGATCAAACCCGTCTGGAAGCGGTGTGCAGCACCTACCTGTCCCTTGCTGTTAGTGCTGTGACAGCAGCCGCTCTGGCTGTGCTCTCCAGTCCCAGAGGAAAATTCAACCCA ATCCAAATGCAATCATGCATCCTTGCTGGCGGCGCTGCTGTTGGGGTTTCTGTGTCGGTAGTTCAACAGCCGTGGGAAGCCATGGCACTCGGATTCACTGCTGCCATATTGTCAACCCTGGGATACAGATATCTTAAG accCACTTGCTGATTGCATTTGAGTGCCATGACACCTGCTCTGTTCTGAGCACACATGGACTTCCTGGTCTATTGGGGTGGCTTGCACAACTGGTCCTGCAGATTAAATACTGTGATGACCACACTGT gGCTGTCCGATTTGCTGTGTTTCACATCTGCACTCTCTTTACTACTGTCTCTTTAAGTTTGTCCATGGGAATCATAACAG CCTTTCTTCTCAAGTGGACGTTTTGGAGaccccaacaaaacaaaaaatgcttcgATGATCAGGCTTTCTGGGAGGTATTCACACATAAatctcaaagaaagaaaaaaaacagaaacaataaaactattACAGAGAATCACCTTAATTTCTATTCAGTGAACTcgatgttttgtgttttgcagtttccCAACCTCGTGGTACGGAAGTga
- the tmem50a gene encoding transmembrane protein 50A: MSGFLDGIRCGDCECNVDWGERRNTIASIAAGVLFFTGWWIIIDAAVKYPTEGEFHHAYHTCGVIATVAFLMINAVSNGQVRGDSYSEGCLGQTGARVWLFIGFMLAFGSLIASMWILFGGFVVPQKPAVYPGIAIFFQNAFIFFGGLVFKFGRTEDLWQ; the protein is encoded by the exons atGTCAGGATTTCTGGACGGAATCCGTTGCGGAGACTGTGAGTGCAATGTGGACTGGGGAGAGAGAAGAAATACCATCGCATCCAtagctgctggagttctg tttttcacaGGATGGTGGATCATCATTGATGCTGCTGTGAAATATCCCACCGAGGGAGAATTTCATCATGCCTATCATACGTGTGGAGTCATAGCCACAGTGGCCTTTCTCAT GATAAATGCTGTTTCTAACGGCCAAGTGAGGGGGGACAGCTACAGCGAGGGTTGCCTTGGACAGACAG GTGCTCGAGTTTGGCTCTTCATTGGCTTCATGCTGGCTTTCGGCTCCCTCATTGCCTCCATGTGGATTCTCTTCGGAGGATTTGTAGTGCCTC aGAAGCCTGCTGTGTATCCTGGTAttgccatttttttccaaaatgcttTCATTTTCTTCGG AGGTTTGGTCTTCAAGTTTGGGCGCACAGAGGATCTCTGGCAGTAA
- the mgst3b gene encoding microsomal glutathione S-transferase 3b — MNILAKLPSSYGYVILTYLYSWIMLGYLAAKVIGARKKYKVKYPAMYSDKDQLFNCIQRAHQNTLEVYPQWLVFQTITALVYPLIASALGAIWVTSRFFYAWGYYTGEPEKRMNGSFGYIGYFGVILMSLYISLQLLEVF; from the exons ATGAACATTCTCGCTAAGCTGCCATCTTCCTACGGATATGTGATATTAACTTACCTGTATAGCTGGATTATGCTGGGTTATTTGGCAGCAAAGGTTATCGGGGCCCGGAAGAAATACAAAGTGAAG tatCCCGCAATGTACAGCGACAAGGACCAATTGTTCAACTGCATCCAGAGAGCCCACCAGAACACCTTAGAGGTGTATCCACAGTGGCTCGTTTTCCAAACAATTACAGCCCTTGTGTACCCG TTAATTGCATCTGCGCTGGGTGCTATTTGGGTGACCAGTAGGTTCTTCTATGCATGGGGATACTACACTGGAG AACCAGAGAAGAGGATGAATGGCTCCTTTGGCTACATTGGATACTTTGGAGTGATCCTTATGTCCTTATACATTTCTTTGCAATTGCTGGAAGTCTTTTAA
- the rsrp1 gene encoding arginine/serine-rich protein 1 has protein sequence MATQVDSHSDMAQARQSDGINVIFDQKSPGSSHSRSRSRSVSSSASSRSTGSDYRGRKSRHGRNRSSSSSSSSSCRSGSSSSSRSRSRSRSYPRCHRHSSRCRCDNHRSYGGDRYRWSPLRRYRAHSRSFSRSPPRRYRGRSRSHSRSPLRHYRAHSRSYSRSPVSDRYSRHRRSYRSRSRSWSPARWSRYRRPASQLRCRYSRSPSMTYRGRSRSRSSGRSVSLSLRDKRELLEVAKANAMRMLGVEKLDLPESVKPILSEQPAARGSSPEPVTGVRHGSQKTHLEDEAEPGVSSPRIEGRKIAFSVNNSVAKPTVVAPSPAKVTPRVDSVESRKPYGHWIPISSGRNSSPNKHP, from the exons ATGGCTACACAGGTTGACTCGCACTCTGATATGGCACAGGCTCGCCAGAGCGACGGCATCAATGTGATCTTCGACCAGAAGAGCCCAGGCTCTTCACACTCCCGATCTCGCTCACGATCCGTTAGCAGTTCTGCCAGCAGCCGTTCCACTGGTTCTGACTACAGAGGGCGTAAAAGCCGCCACGGACGCAACAGgtcttcatcctcctcatcttcatcttcttgCAGGAGCGGGTCATCCTCTAGCTCCAGGTCCCGTTCCAGGTCCCGATCCTATCCGCGATGCCACCGACATTCTTCCCGCTGTAGATGTGATAACCACCGCAGTTATGGCGGCGACCGCTACCGCTGGTCCCCACTCAGGCGCTACAGGGCACACTCCCGCTCCTTCAGCCGGTCCCCACCCCGCCGCTATAGGGGACGTTCTCGCTCCCACAGCCGATCCCCACTACGCCACTACAGGGCTCATTCCCGCTCCTACTCACGCTCCCCGGTATCAGACAGATATTCCCGCCATCGCAGAAGCTATAGGTCCAGGTCCCGTTCTTGGTCTCCTGCACGCTGGAGTAGGTACAGGAGACCAGCAAGTCAGCTGAGATGCAGATACTCTCGATCTCCTTCCATGACCTACAGGGGGCGATCGCGATCCAGGTCATCTGGACGTTCTGTCAGTTTAAGCCTACGTG ACAAAAGGGAACTCCTTGAAGTTGCCAAGGCCAATGCTATGCGAATGCTTGGAGTGGAGAAGCTGGACCTTCCTGAAAGTGTGAAGCCTATCCTGTCAGAGCAGCCAGCAGCCAGAGGTTCTTCACCAGAGCCTGTTACAGGGGTGAGGCATGGCTCCCAAAAGACTCATTTAGAG GACGAGGCAGAGCCTGGAGTGTCCAGTCCAAGGATAGAAGGCAGGAAAATTGCTTTCAGTGTAAAT AATTCTGTTGCGAAGCCAACAGTGGTGGCTCCATCTCCTGCAAAGGTAACTCCCAGAGTTGACAGCGTTGAAAGCCGGAAGCCTTACGGCCATTGGATTCCCATCAGTTCAGGCCGAAACTCCAGTCCAAACAAACACCCTTAA
- the syf2 gene encoding pre-mRNA-splicing factor syf2: MASCSKDTVAATDEEPTETTTSEKREERLRKFRELHFKRNEARKLNHQEVVEEDKRLKLPSNWEAKKSRLEWELAEDEKKKECATRGEDYHRVKLLEVTADEAERWERKKKKKNPDTGFAGYAEAQFRQYQRLTKQIRPDLQSYEKQREESGEDFYPTSNSLSYGSHVPTKEGVDRMVEDVEKQIEKRAKYSRRRAYNDDADIDYINERNAKFNKKAERFYGKYTAEIKQNLERGTAV, encoded by the exons ATGGCGTCCTGTAGTAAG gacaCAGTTGCCGCTACTGACGAAGAACCGACAGAAACAACGACTTCTGAGAAGAGagaagaaagactacgtaaatTCAGAGAGTTGCATTTTAAACGG AATGAGGCTCGTAAACTGAATCATCAGGAGGTAGTGGAGGAGGATAAAAGACTGAAACTTCCTTCAAACTGGGAAGCTAAAAAATCCAGATTGGAGTGGGAGCTTGctgaagatgaaaagaaaaag GAATGTGCGACTCGTGGTGAAGACTATCACAGAGTGAAGCTGCTGGAAGTCACTGCTGATGAGGCTGAACGAtgggagaggaagaagaagaagaagaatccgGACACAGGATTCGCAG GTTATGCAGAGGCTCAATTCCGACAGTACCAGAGACTCACCAAGCAAATCAGACCAGATTTGCAAAGCTATGAGAAGCAAAGGGAGGAAAG CGGTGAGGATTTCTACCCCACGTCCAATAGCCTGAGCTATGGCAGCCATGTTCCCACAAAAGAGGGCGTTGACCGCATGGTGGAGGATGTTGAGAAACA GATTGAGAAGCGTGCCAAATACAGCCGGCGCAGGGCGTACAACGACGATGCAGACATCGACTACATCAACGAAAGGAACGCCAAGTTCAACAAGAAGGCAGAGCGCTTCTATGGCAAATACACAGCAGAGATCAAACAGAACTTGGAGAGAGGAACAGCCGTCTAG